GGTTCGAGTAGATCGGGAATCGAGGCGCCAGTGCCACCCACCATTAAAAACGACATGGAGCCTCGGCTGGGCTCTACACCATTAACAGTGGCACTTCTATCTCAATAGACACAAACCTGTGTTTTCTGAAACCCCACCTGACTGTATCCTGCATATGTAAAGTCCAGCCGAAACAACCTCACCATTCTCTTTCCTTCCATCCCAGATGATGGAGTGCTGACCATTTCCAAGCTCTGAATTCTCAAGTGTTCTGACGATTCTTCCAGACAGATCGTACACTGTAACTGAGGTCCATCCCGGTTCGGAAAGCTCGAAAGATATTGATGCCGAGGAGTAAAATGGATTCGGGCTGGCGCATAAAGCAAGCCTGGTGGAAGGTTCCAGTGAAATACCAGTTTGCGTGACTGTGAAATTAATGGTATCTGCTGCAACAGCAGCACCATTATCGAATGAGGTCACTATTAGCTCATTAGGACCTACATCTGCGTAGAAATAATCTTCACGGTACGTGTACTTCAGACCGGTCCCGAAGGCGTAGAGATTGCCATCGATGGCTGGGATATACAAAACTCCATCAACTATTGAAGGACTTCCCTGGAAACGATTAGCAGTTGTCATATATGTCCATACTGTATCTCCAGTAGTACAGTCCAATGAGATGACTCTAGCACTATCGTTGTGAGAGTAGTCACCAAAGAACACCATCCCGTCAGCAACAGCAGGAGATCCATGTATTTCATAATCCTGCAACCAATTAAAAACACCAGCTAATGAATCTACAGAAGCGAAAGGAGGATCTTGACCACCAACGTATATGTTACGATTATGATAGGCGGGAGTTGCTGTAATCGCATTACTATTACAAATATTCGACAACCATACTGTCTCTCCAAATACAGCATCTATCGCTCGTAGATACCCATCCATACAACCAATGTATATTATTCCATCGACTATATTCGGAGAAGAATCCCAGTAGTCTGAAGGCGGAAATTTATTAATCCACATAATTTCACCTGTATTGCAATCCACTGCAAAGAGTGCACCTTCGTATTGCATATTGCTGACAGATGGTATGATCAGTAGATTCTGCCACACTGTCATGCAGCTTGCGCAATGACCGGGAAAATCTTCAATTGACCATATTTTGGATCCCGTTAAGGCATCCAGGCAATACAGATCCATTATCTGATTATTGTATCCGGAACAATACACTTTCCCATTACTGACGGCAGGCGTACTTCCATGCCAATCCGCATCACCGAAAACCCAGATCATCTCCCCCTCAAGCGCATCAATGCACCAGATAGAATCACTGGCTGTGTAAAGCTTACCATCTTTGACTGTGACAGCATCGTCAGTGTAACCGGTTCCGGTGAATACCCACTCTACCTCACCAGTGGCGGCGTCCAGAGCATACAGATCTTCCCCGCCAGAATCCTGCGGATAGTATACCAATCCATCCACAACAACAGGCGTGGGGAACTCATGCACTGTTCCAGTGATAGGCGCTGTCCAAAGCACCGTGTTGTCATGAGGCGCTGGAGATTCCGAATAACCATGATGCAGATCATTCTGCATGTAGGTATACCAGTCAGTATTCAAGCGGGGTATAAGGACGGCAGTCTGTCCATTGAGGTTGTAGTGTACTGAGTCAGGGAGCTCATTCTCATTCTCAACGATGGCTCGGAGTGGGAGCCAGTCTCCATCGTAGGTTTCACCATCAACAGGTTCGGTAATTGTAAGATTGGTAACTGATATCAGGATTGCTGTGAGGATCATTCCGAAAGTCATAATGCCATCCTATTTCATTTCCGTAACAATGATATTCTAAATTCTCCATTTGCTTGTATTTCAATACCTGAAGTTGAGTCAAGGATAGCAATCAGACTTGAGATAACCCCCTCAACTGCCTTTCAGTAATAAGTTGTCTGCTCCAGTAATCGCCCATCTCCTCTATCTCTGAGATTAGCATTTCGGGCAATCCAAGCAAATTCAACATTTGCGTCACTCTTGCTCTTGATAATCCGAGCTTCCTTGCGAGATCAACTCGACTCAATTCTTCCATCTCCATCATTAGGGACATCTCACGAGTAAGGATGATTGGATTACTGAAAGTTTTCTTCGGTTGGCGATTTATCTGATTGGATCGGGTTGTATCATACAAAATGATGGTTCGCTGGGAGACACGACCGAGGCACCAGTGCCACCCACCTATAAAAGCGACATGATGGGCTCGGCTCGGCTCTACACCATTAACAGGGGCACCTATCCAATCTAAGCACATAAGGTTCTTACTCTCAGTCTATAGTTTTCGAAGTTTCTGAAGCCATATGCTCTTCTGACGATCATTTTCCAGCCATGACATGATTTACTCTCAACATAACGTGTCTCCTGCACTTCACCTGAATGATTTAACTGAAATGATAATACTGCATCAGGCTCTGCCCGTACGGAGCTGGTGACCCCGAGGTTCTATTTTCCCCCGCATTCCCATATAGGAGATGTGATCATATCTTATCATGCGAAGTATTCAGAAGGGTTCATTCGCAGAGCTTTTTCAATCGGAACGCCATCCCCACCTACAAGCAATACCTCGGCATCCGGATACTTCCTAATGAATCTTGCCATACCTCTTCGGGTATGACCTCTTGAACCTGAGTAAACCTCCAGACCAAGCACACGATTCCTTTCCGTCAGTACATAATCCACTTCATCTCCACCTGCATTCCAGTAAGTAAGATCATTTTCCACATTAGAAACTGTTTCTCTGTACAAATGGCCACCAACAGCTGCTTCAATAATCCTTCCTCTGTATACAGGATTCTCTCTTAAATACTTAAGATCATATCCTTTAACAGCACTGATCAGTGCTGTGTTCAAGGGCAGCATCTTCGGACTTGCACCGCGTTTTCGAATCTGACTGCCCGAGTATTTCTGCAAACCAGCAATCAATCCAGCATCCTGCAATAGCTCCATGTAATGCGCGAGTGTAGTTGTATTCCCTGCATCATGAAGTTGCCCAAGCATCTTGTTGTAGCTCACTTTCCGACAGGAATATTCACATGCGAGCATGAACAGTTTCCGTAACAGAACGGGTTTATCTACTCGCGTCATCATAAGGATATCCCGTGATATAGATGTTTCTATGAGTGAATCGAGAATGTATTTTCTCCATCTGCTGAAATCACCTGAAAGGTCAGCTCCTCCAGGATAACCGCCAAAAACCAGATACTCCTCCAGATCCAATCCGAAAGCCTCATGCATTTCATTCAGGGACCAGTGCCCCATACGGATCAATTCAAAGCGCCCGGCGAGGCTTTCCGTAAGCCCTTCCTGCATCAGCAGAGCGGATGAACCAAGAAGTACAACTGAGAGAGGATTATCCCGCAATTTCTCTTCATCCCACAGATACTTCACAGTTTCTGACCAGTCACGTATCTTCTGCACTTCATCCAAAGCAAGAATAGCATCAGTTTCCATAGCGAGAATACGTGCAGCCTGCCAGCGCTCCTCTATCCATACACTTCCCGCCGGAGCCGGAAGATCTGAAGTTGCGTAGATAATTGCTTTTCCATCTGATTCAAGAGTGTCAAGAACCTGCCGAACCATAGTTGTCTTCCCGACCTGTCTGGGGCCGGAAACAACCTGGATTCGTCTGGATGGTTCTCGCATTCGGTTCAGAAGTACGTTGTATTCAGATTTTCTAAACATGATATCTCCAATTACTCATTACTTTGAGTTAATTTACTCAATGTATTGAGTAGTTGTCAAGATAGTCTTAAAGATGTTTCAGGAATGTTACCATATACTCGGATCACTTGTGGTCTTCACCCCTAGAGTGAGATCACCCGGATCACTATGTACACTGATCAACGGCTTTTGTTTTCTTTCTGCGTAATTGTCTCTCGGTAACGAGCTGCCTTTCCAATAATCACCAAGCTCCTCTATCTCCCTGATGAGTTCTTCAGAAAGTCTCAGAAGGTTGAGCATCTGGGTTACTCTGGCTCTGGATAGTTCTAGTTTCCTGGCAAGATCAGCTCGATTCAATTCAGTATAATGCATTCCATTGTACTTGACCGGGCATCATATGGAATGGTATAAAGATAAGCATCGGATTCAAGACAGAAATGGAATCCACACAATCATTTTGCTGATTGTAAATGGAGGACAGAATGGATTTCGTAATTCTCCTTACAGCAATCCTCATATCAACCACCAATCTTACAATTACTGAACCTTTCGATGGCGAGACCTATAACGGTGATTGGCTCACCGTCAGGGCCATTGTGGAGAACGAAAACGAGAAAGCCGACTCAGTCCACTACTCGCTCAACGGTCAATCAGTGATTCAGATACCAAGGTTAAACACCGATTGGTACACATATATGCAGAATGACCTGCATCACGGTTACTCGGAATCACCTGCCCCAACGGACAATACAATACTCTGGACTGCGTCAATTACCGGGACTGTGCACGAATTCCCCACCCCTGTTGTTGTGGATGGATTGGTATACTACCCACAGAACGAGGGAGGAGACACGCTGTTTGCGCTGGATGCAACTACCGGTGATGTGGAGTGGATATTCACTGGAACTGGCTCCACAGACGATGCTGTTACAGTAAAAGACGGCAGGCTGTACACAGCAAGTGATTCTATCTGGTGCCTTGACGCCCTGACAGGAGAGCGAATCTGGGCTTTCGGTGATGCCAATTGGACTGGAAGTACACCTGTTGTGAGTAATGGTAAAGTCTACTGTGCTCTTCGATACAATGAAAGCCGGATCTATTGCCTTGATGCAAACACAGGCATTGAGCTTTGGTTTAGCGAAGTACAAGGTCATACTGTAAGCTGCATGACAGTTTGGCAGGATATGCTGTTCATCCCCACATACCGTCTTGGTTCATCAATTGGCTATTTGCATGCTTTGGATGCAGGTACTGGAGATGTAATCTGGGAAAATGATGACTCTTATCAAGGTTATTGGGATTCATCGCCAACTGTAGTCGACGAAGTTATCTACATTGGAGGATATGATGGTTATCTACGTGCAATTGATGCCAATTCCGGAGAGACCATTTGGGAAACCGATTTTGGAGATGGAATTACTGCTACTCCCGCCTATCATGCAGGTTCTCTTTACATAGGTTCGAATTATCCACCCTTTGCATCGGTGAATGCGTTGAATGGATTCTTCAATTGGACAAGTGATTTCACTATACATGGTTCACCCGGGATTGCAGACGGAACAGTGTTCTTTGGTGAAAACTCTTACAACGATAGTGCAAGAGTGATTGCCCTGGATTGTGTCCTTGGAGATACCATCTGGACTTATATGACAACGGCAACCGTCTTCGACGGTAGTCCTGCAATCACTGACGGGATTCTATACATCCCGGCGATTGACGGAAATCTCTATGCTTTTGGCACAGGTTTGAAGTACACATATCTGGATGATCTCTACGCCGATATCGGTGAGAACGAGCTTATAGTCACCGCTTTCGATGAGGGCATCGCCTTTGCCGCTGATACCGTTAACTTCACTGTTACCGAGACAGGGATTGGACCGGAGCCCTCACACAGACTTGACCTAAGTTCTTCCAGAATTGGTTTATATGCAAGCCCGAATCCCTTCTATTCCACCGCATCCATCTCATTTGAGCTTTCCGAGCCGGGATACACTTCAATGAAAGTGTATGACCTTTCCGGCAGGATTGTATGCTCCCTGACAGAGTCTGAGCTTGGATCTGGAGAGCACTCTTATATCTGGGATGGCACGTACCAGAACGGAGAGCCTGTTTCAGCCGGTCTTTACTTCTGCAGAATTCAATCCGGAAATATCACAGAAACAACCGGCCTGTGTCTGTTGAAATGAGAAGCCAGAATAAGTGACTTCAATGGGATTGCTTTCATGGTCTGAGCTGAGCATACTGCAATATATTGAGCTTCAGTGATAGGTGTATACGGGAGAATATTATGAAACTGATCATTCTCAGCATATTGGTGTTAATAACCATATCCCTGGCAGTGGAAGATACAGCTGTAACGGATATGCTGGCTCTCCTGTCGGAGAACAACTTATCAGGCCGTCTGGCCTGGGTCTCAGACCGCTATGGTGATTCTGATATCTTCTTCATGGATTTAAGCGAGGGTCGACCGAAACGGGTATGTGCTTTTGAGGGCGAGGATCGCCACCCCGTTCTTTCCCCTGAAGGTTGGAGAATCGCATGGGTTTCGGAGATGTTCGGGCAGCCGGACATCATTTTAGTTCACCTGGGGCCCTATGGGCACACCCGAAGTCTGGTGCGCCTGACCGATACGCCGGACACCGAGCGCGATCTGGATTGGTCCGCAGATGGCGAGCGACTGTATTTCTCCGTACTTGAGGAACCGGATCTTAGTTCCATCAGCCTCTTCACGGATCCAGCTTCCATTGAAAACGGAATGATCGACGAGATAAGCGCTCTTTATTACTGCAGAACCATGACCGGTGACATAGATAATCAGAGCTTGGAACCAGGGAACTACCGTTACCCCTGCCATGTCT
The DNA window shown above is from Candidatus Aegiribacteria sp. and carries:
- a CDS encoding PQQ-binding-like beta-propeller repeat protein, with protein sequence MTFGMILTAILISVTNLTITEPVDGETYDGDWLPLRAIVENENELPDSVHYNLNGQTAVLIPRLNTDWYTYMQNDLHHGYSESPAPHDNTVLWTAPITGTVHEFPTPVVVDGLVYYPQDSGGEDLYALDAATGEVEWVFTGTGYTDDAVTVKDGKLYTASDSIWCIDALEGEMIWVFGDADWHGSTPAVSNGKVYCSGYNNQIMDLYCLDALTGSKIWSIEDFPGHCASCMTVWQNLLIIPSVSNMQYEGALFAVDCNTGEIMWINKFPPSDYWDSSPNIVDGIIYIGCMDGYLRAIDAVFGETVWLSNICNSNAITATPAYHNRNIYVGGQDPPFASVDSLAGVFNWLQDYEIHGSPAVADGMVFFGDYSHNDSARVISLDCTTGDTVWTYMTTANRFQGSPSIVDGVLYIPAIDGNLYAFGTGLKYTYREDYFYADVGPNELIVTSFDNGAAVAADTINFTVTQTGISLEPSTRLALCASPNPFYSSASISFELSEPGWTSVTVYDLSGRIVRTLENSELGNGQHSIIWDGRKENGEVVSAGLYICRIQSGGVSENTGLCLLR
- a CDS encoding ATP-binding protein; its protein translation is MFRKSEYNVLLNRMREPSRRIQVVSGPRQVGKTTMVRQVLDTLESDGKAIIYATSDLPAPAGSVWIEERWQAARILAMETDAILALDEVQKIRDWSETVKYLWDEEKLRDNPLSVVLLGSSALLMQEGLTESLAGRFELIRMGHWSLNEMHEAFGLDLEEYLVFGGYPGGADLSGDFSRWRKYILDSLIETSISRDILMMTRVDKPVLLRKLFMLACEYSCRKVSYNKMLGQLHDAGNTTTLAHYMELLQDAGLIAGLQKYSGSQIRKRGASPKMLPLNTALISAVKGYDLKYLRENPVYRGRIIEAAVGGHLYRETVSNVENDLTYWNAGGDEVDYVLTERNRVLGLEVYSGSRGHTRRGMARFIRKYPDAEVLLVGGDGVPIEKALRMNPSEYFA
- a CDS encoding PQQ-binding-like beta-propeller repeat protein encodes the protein MDFVILLTAILISTTNLTITEPFDGETYNGDWLTVRAIVENENEKADSVHYSLNGQSVIQIPRLNTDWYTYMQNDLHHGYSESPAPTDNTILWTASITGTVHEFPTPVVVDGLVYYPQNEGGDTLFALDATTGDVEWIFTGTGSTDDAVTVKDGRLYTASDSIWCLDALTGERIWAFGDANWTGSTPVVSNGKVYCALRYNESRIYCLDANTGIELWFSEVQGHTVSCMTVWQDMLFIPTYRLGSSIGYLHALDAGTGDVIWENDDSYQGYWDSSPTVVDEVIYIGGYDGYLRAIDANSGETIWETDFGDGITATPAYHAGSLYIGSNYPPFASVNALNGFFNWTSDFTIHGSPGIADGTVFFGENSYNDSARVIALDCVLGDTIWTYMTTATVFDGSPAITDGILYIPAIDGNLYAFGTGLKYTYLDDLYADIGENELIVTAFDEGIAFAADTVNFTVTETGIGPEPSHRLDLSSSRIGLYASPNPFYSTASISFELSEPGYTSMKVYDLSGRIVCSLTESELGSGEHSYIWDGTYQNGEPVSAGLYFCRIQSGNITETTGLCLLK